The Oncorhynchus masou masou isolate Uvic2021 chromosome 25, UVic_Omas_1.1, whole genome shotgun sequence DNA window tctggaagaaaacctgatggagtctgcaaaagacctgagactgggacggagatttgtcttccaacaagacaatcatccaaaacataaagcaaaatctacaatggaatggttcaaaaataaacatatccaggtgttagaatggccaagtcaaagtccagacctgaatccaatcgagaatctgtggaaagaactgaaaactgctgtttacaaatgctctccatctctagctgtagCCATCAAAAAACAATATGAGGGGGAAGAAGTCAGTCACTCACCCACTGTAACAATCATtgtaggtggaagaaggagaggaccaaagtgaagcatggtacgtgttcatgatcttttaattacactgaacactagaacaaaaataacaaaaacggaacaaacgaaacagtcctatctggtacagagagagagacagaaaacaactacccacaactcaagggcgaaaccaggctgcctcagtatggttctcaatcagagacaacgattgacagctgcctctgattgggaaccataccaggccaaacagaggagggtctgggtgggcatctgtccgcggtggtggctctggtgcgggacgtggaccccactccaccttagTCTGGACTCACTTAGGTGGTGCCTTTGGAGCGACGACCTTCTCCGCCGACCCCAGACTGGGGACCTTTTCAGCAGGGCCCCAAATAgactggagactctggcagcgccaaaGTGAAGGGcaactctggcagcgccggagtgacgggcgactctggcagcgccggagtgacgggcgactctggcagcgccgacagtgactggcgactctggcagcgccgacaGTGACTGGCGACTCTGGAAGCGCCGGagtgacgggcgactctggcagctcctgactgacgggcgactctggcagctcctgactgacgggcgactctggcagctcctgactgacgggcggctctgccagctcctgactgacgggcggctctgccagctcctgactgacgggcggctctggcagctcctgactgacgggcggctctggcagctccagactGACGGGcgtctctggcagctcctgactgacgggcgtcTCTGGCAGCCCCTGACTGACAGGCTGCTCTGGCAGCACCGGACTGACGGGCGGTTCTGGAgggtccggactggagggaggatCTGGAGCGTCCGGACTGGAGGGCGGCTCTGGAGCGTCTGGATTGGAGGGCGGCTCTGGAGTGTCCGGACTTGAgggaggctctggcagatccGAACTGGAGGGACACACAGGAGACTTGTTTCTTAGAACAGACACAGTACTCACCAGGCTGGAGAGATCTACTGGAGGGCTGGTCcttggaggaggcacaggatagaccggtccgtagaggcgcactggaggtctcgaactAAGGGACTGAACAACCCATCCTGGCTGGATGTTGATTTTTGCCCGGCACTTGCAGGGTGCAGGCACatgacgcactgggctgtgcagacccACGGGAGACGcagtgcgtagggctggtgccatataaCACGGACcgaagagacgcactggagatcagatgcgctgagccggcttcatccGTCCTGGCTCAGTGCCCACTCTAGCatggccgatacgaggagctgcaatgtagcgcaccgggctatgctacgcctcaccgcataacacggtgcctgcccggtcaacctctcgccacggtaagcacggggagttggctcaggtctcctacctgccttagccacactccccgtgtgccccctccAAGAACTTTTtagggcttccttgccagccgtgttccctcgtacCGCTGGTTCATCTCTCCTGCTGCCTCCGCTCtccttccagccaggatctcctcccatgtgcaGGATCCCTTGCCATCcagaatgtcctcccatgtccattcctccttataGTGCTGCTCCTCCTTACCACTCAAGGGCGAAACCAGGCTGCctcagtatggttctcaatcaaagccAACGATTGACAGCTACCTAGAaatacatagaaatacaaacatagaacaaaacattgaatgcccaccccaactcacgccctgaccaacctacatttacattacatttacatttaagtcatttagcagacgctcttatccagagcgacttacaaattggtgaattcaccttctgacatcagtggaacagccactttacaatagtgcatctaaatcatttaagggggggggagaaggattgctttatcctatcctagataTTCcatgaagaggtggggtttcaggtgtctccggaaggtggtgattgactccgctgtcctggcgtcgtgagggagtttgttccaccattggggggccagagcagcgaacagttttgactgggctgagcgggaactgtacttcctcagtggtagggaggcgagcaggccagaggtggatgaacgcagtgcccttgtttgggtgtagggcctgatcagagcctggaggtactgcggtgccgttcccctcacagctccgtaggcaagcaccatggtcttgtagcggatgcgagcttcaactggaagccagtggagagagcggaggagcggggtgacgtgagagaacttgggaaggttgaacaccagacgggctgcggcattctggatgagttgtaggggtttaatggcacaggcagggagcccagccaacagcgagttgcagtaatccagacgggagatgacaagtgcctggattaggacctgcgccgcttcctgtgtgaggcaggggcgtactctgcggatgttgtagagcatgaacctacaggaacgggccaccgccttgatgttagttgagaacgacagggtgttgtccaggatcacgccaaggttcttagcgctctgggaggaggaaacaatggagttgtcaaccgtgatggcgagatcatggaacgggcagtccttccccgggaggaagagcagctccgtcttgccgaggttcagcttgaggtggtgatccatcatccacactgatatgtctgccagacatgcagagatgcgattcgccacctggtcatcagaagggggaaaggagaagattaattgtgtgtcgtctgcatagcaatgataggagagaccatgtgaggttatgacagagccaagtgacttggtgtatagcgagaataggagagggcctagaacagagccctgggggacaccagtggtgagagcgtgtggcgaggagacagattctcgccacgccacctggtaggagcgacctgtcaggtaggacgcaatccaagcgtgggccgcaccggagatgcccaactcggagagggtggagaggaggatctgatggttcacagtgtcgaaggcagccgataggtctagaaggatgagagcagaggagagagagttagctttagcagtgcggagtgcctccgtgatacagagaagagcagtctcaattgaatgactagtcttgaaacctgactgatgtggatcaagaaggtcattctgagagagatagcgggagagctggccaaggacggcacgttcaagagttttggagaaaaaagaaagaagggatactggtctgtagttgttgacatcggagggatcgagtgtaggttttttcagaaggggtgcaactctcgctctcttgaagacggaagggacgtagccagcggtcagggatgagttgatgagcgaggtgaggtaagggagaaggtctccggaaatggtctggagaagagaggaggggatagggtcaagcgggcaggttgttgggcggccggccgtcacaagaagcgagatttcatctggagagagaggggagaaagaggtcagagcacagggtagggcagtgtgagcagaaccagcggtgtcgtttgacttagcaaacgaggatcggatgtcgtcgaccttcttttcaaaatggttgacgaagtcatctgcagagaaggaggagggggggaggaggattcagaagggaggagaaggtggcaaagagcttcctagggttagaggcagatgcttggaatttagagtggaagaaagtggctttagcagcagagacagaggaggaaaatgtagagaggagggagtgaaaggatgccaggtccgcaggaggcgagttttcctccatttccgctcggctgcccggagcactgttctgtgagctcgcaatgagtcgtcgagccacggagcgggaggggaggaccgagccggcctggaggataggggacatagagagtcaaaggatgcagaaagggaagagaggagggttgaggaggcagaatcaggagataggttggagaaggtatgagcagagggaagagatgataggatggaagaggagagagtagcgggggagagagagcgaaggttgggacggcgcgataccatctgagtaggggcagtgtgggaagtgttggatgagagcgagagggaaaaggatacaaggtagtggtcggagacttggaggggagttgcaatgaggttagtggaagtacagcatctagtaaagatgaggtcgagcgtattgcctgccttgtgagtagggggggaaggtgagagggtgaggtcaaaagaggagaggagtggaaagaaggaggcagagaggaatgagtcaaaggtagacgtggggaggttaaagtcgcccaggactgtgagaggtgagccgtcctcaggaaaggagcttatcaaggcatcaagctcattgatgaactctccgagggaacctggagggcgataaatgataaggatgttaactcttgaaactccccatcccggatccgggattgtgactaagcctcaggctcattagcataacgcaacgttaacgatttctgaaaatcgcaaataaaattaaaataatgcgtttgctctcaagcttagccttttcttaacaacactgtcatctcagattttcaaaatatgcttttgaaccatagaaattgactaatttgtgtaagagtatgcaaagctagcatagcattttgtgtagcatgtagcacgcaacattttcacaaaagccagataaccaaataaataaaatcatttacctttgaagagcttctgatgttttcaatgaggagactcccagccacataccagatgcgcagtgtttcctgaaagcgtctgtgtgtaggagaaatcgttccgttttctacattgcgcctggctaccgaaacgaaccgaaaatgcagtcacctacaacgtgaaacttttccggattaactacataatatcgaccgaaacatggcaaacgttgtttggaatcaatcctcaaggtgttttttaacatatctcttcattgacatgcagttcgtggaagcttgcttctctctctgtgttccatggaaaaatactggcaggtgacttttgcgcaccaatttcggcgcaggacaccgggcggacacgtggtaaatgtggtctcttatggtcaatcttccaatgatctgcctacaaatacgtcacaatgctgcagacaccttggggaaacgacagaaagggcagactcattcctcttgcgttcacagccatataaggagatcatgaaagacagagcctcaaaaatccttgtcatttcctggatgccatgtcatcttggttttgcctgaagctcacgttaaagggcacgcacagagaagatatttgtatttctggacacgtcagagtgttttcattcgaacagtagcaattatatgcatagtcgagcatctttttgtgacaaaatatcttgtttaaaacgggaacgtttttcttccaaaaatgaaatagcgccaccataggtgtaagaggttaagcttgaaagggctggtaactgtgacagcatggaattcaaaggaggcgatagacagatgggtaaggggagaaagagagaatgaccacttgggagagatgaggatcccggtgccaccaccccgctgaccagaagctctcggggtgtgcgagaacacatgggcggacgaagagagagcagtaggagtagcagtgttgtctgtggtgatccatgtttccgtcagtgccaagaagtcgagggactggagggaggcataggctgagatgaactctgccttgttggccgcagatcggcagttccagaggctaccggagacctggaactccacgtgggtcgtgcgcgctgggaccaccagattagggtggccgcggccacgcggtgtggagcgtttgtatggtctgtgcagagaggagagaacagggatagatagacacatagttgacaggctacagaagaggctacgctaatgcaaaggagattggaatgacaagtggactacacttatcgaatgttcagaacgttaagcttacgtagcaagaatcttattgactaaaatgattgaaatgatacagtactgctggagtaggctagctggcagtggctacgttgttgacactacactaatcaagtcgttccgtcgagtgtaatagtttctacagtgctgctattcgggggctagctggctagctagcagtgttgattacgtaacgttacgttaaaagaacgacaatagctggctagctaacctagaacacactaatcgagtcgttgagtgtaatagtttctacagtgctagtggacgttagctagctgctgtgctagtggacgttagctagctgctgggcagaaagcagtgtagactacgttaggacgatgaaatacgataattacgcaattatctttgatacaaagacggctatgtagctagctaagaagaaattgctaagattagacaaatcaaaccgttgtactataatgaaatgtaatgaaaagttatactacctgcggaccgaagtgtagatgcgaccgctcgctccaacccggaaatagatacataaaaaaaggaactaagtTCAGGACGTGACACCCACTCCTCCAGTGACATGACATCCTCCCagcagatagctagctagctaatgttagcctcTTTGTTTTTAGCTTTCTAAATAAATTTCTAGCTACATAAATAGATACACTAgtccaggggtgtcaaactcaatcaGCGCACGGGTCATtttgtgtcctgtgtggctcagtcggtagagcatggcgcttgcaacgccaagcgtcgtgggttcgattcccgctgggaccacccatatgtaaaagtagtggccccagccgacttgtaagtcgctttggacaaaagcgtctgctaaatgggatattattatattatttttgaAAAACACAATGAATTCGAGGGCCAGGCATAGctcatttgttgttgttttttaaacgaGCAACTGTGACCTAATCCGGCAATTGTATTATTAGACCAAATACGTCCCTTTATAGTGTCTACTTATGTACATAGGATACTGTATATAGCATTTTAACATAATAAAACTAAAGAGATAAATCATATTTGTCCAACCTTTGCTGCTATGCTTAGCCGCTATGCTTGCGCATAATATGCTGCGATCCTAATcaaaaaaacatttaatataaaacaaaaacaaaaaagtgGCCATAGTTTTGTCGTTACATTTAAACTTAAAACATGTTTGAAATGTTTTTGCACTGCATGGATCACCTGTGCGGTTGAATGCAGCATTACTGCATGGTGCACTCAAAATGTATTGTAGTTGAGTAGCCAGACTAGGCTAACACTCAAATGTTGCTGTAATAGGCCTACATGTTCCTCCTTTGCTGGTGTTTTGTTGCAGGGTTAGTTTTTTGGTTATTCATTGTCAAGCTTTAAAAACCGATCCGAACATTTTAGTAGCCTAGCTAGAACTGCGGCACGTGTCTGTACACTTTCCCTCTGCTGCACGCTGTAAATGGGACACACAAAAGCAGGGCAATTGAAGTTGAATTCACCAATGCGAGCGTATCAGGCTGTAATTTCATAAAGTAGATTACTCAACTGTTGACTCCTTTATACTAGCCTGTGTGCCCTATGCGGCCCACAGGCCTTGTGTTTGACACATGTGTACTAGCCTAATAGCCACCtttgactgacttgtgatcattgcccttgctcatttgattgtattgacattccccgCCTTAGTTCCATTCGTCCACTATTGTTCAAAATAATGAGtaattgaaactgaaacagtgcatcccgaaTGGGTGGAGGAAGAAAGCAATGTACCATGCCAGCTGTGATTTACGTCATACATTTTCTGAGGACTACCAAGAAATGCATTGGTGAATTATAtgaatcatgcattgaactgcatccatctattctgctaATAATGCCTTACTGTATATTATGGGATTTTGAATCAAACAGAACAtgtttttaaaacctcttataaagttggttttgaAGTAGAAACATGGAATATGATATTGTTGATGATATTATGGTTGTCTGTTTATtgcatatctgcaaagtagttcaaATGCTGTCAGTTTCACTTTAAAACAATGTAAATGAATTTGTTTCCAATAAATTGACTTTGACATGAGAATGACTACATTCAAAAAAGGGTTAAAGGAAAGATGTAGTAAAACCATCTGAATCAACAAAATATAAGCCACATCAGCATATTGCATTTATAAGGGTATATCATATTTTAGCATTATAATTGGTTTTAACCGAGAACACAATAGAGTGAGTTAccaagagaatgagagaaaaataTAGGCTGAGGCATGTATCCATCCAGATTTTAGTATAGACATAATGTAAGTGTGATAATTCAAAATGAGCATGTCGAATTCTTCTGCTTCTGAGATAGGCAATAGTACTTTGTCTTTCAGGACCATGTTTCACTTAATAATAAAATAGAAAGGGGAAAAAAGTTTAATCAGACTGCATATTATTGAAGACATACTGCAGATGGACGGCCTTTGCTAGTAGATAGAGAATTAAAAAATTTGACTTTTACTATTATCTAACTGCAATTAGTTTAACCCTTTTATCTATCCCCATTTGTAACGCTATTTGGACCATTTCACAGCGCCTGGAATTGTGGCCAGTGAGAATAAAATTGATATAGTTTGGGAGATACAGTACCATCAGCCCAGAGGGAAATGGGGGAGCCTCATCATTTCACAGTCCATCCTCATGGCTTAAATCCAGCTGGTAGCCATATAGTATTCGGTATTAGTTCATTTCTCTTATATGAATCATGGCGGCTTGAGAGTAGGGAATTTAATCTAACGCCACCCATCTTTTCTTTATCACCCTCCATACACACTGAATGTTAACTGCATTTACAGTTCACATTACAGGTCAAAAGCATGAGGTCAAAATATGACGAAATGCATAAGAAATCCTCACAGAGGCTTCACTTAATTTCTTTGACAATAATAATTAGATATgtgcaaaatacttttttgccaaaACACGCCACACACAAAAATCACAACAAAAGTTAGGACCTGTAGTAGTAAGTCGTCACTCTAAAACCAATTTTATTCTTCAGGAGATGAACAGGAGAAATAAATTATGATTTTCTCTTTCCAGATTTTATTTTGACTAAGACATCTTATTTGTATACAGTGAAGAAGTCTTTAATTAAGGTATCTGAAGATCTTAATGTCTTGGGATTGTCACTTGTTTTCTTAAAAGCCATTATTCAACATTCACTAATGAATGCATTGTATTTATTTGTGTTATTTTTAGCATTTTCTTCATGCTAATTGGCTGCTTTCATAGTTCTTTTTTTCCTTCAAATCAGGGCATTGCAGTTACTTCAAAATTTCCCTGCATAATTTGAGCtttgattgatttatttatttctgtGCAACTTGCTACATACGGACAAGGTCAGACTCTTGAGGAAAAGCTAATAGGATCCTGGTATAATGTGCTCCTCTCGGATATGTATAAGTTTAACACCATGCCATACATTTGAATTGTGAAGACCAACACATTAAAGACAGTAGCGTTAGTTGAGGCAACATAGTTTTGCATCCAACGTTGTAATGAACAACAACAGCAATAAAATGCAACCCCTGGTGGGATGGGTTCAACAACACAAACCTTGACCCTGCCCTAATGGGAATGCGAAGAATTCTCACTATTCTCCACAAAAGGGGACAgaaaaaggacagagagagaaagaaagggagagagagagagatcgtcCATCATTCCTTTTGTCTCAAGGACAATGTCTGAGGAAGAGGTTTCACTCATCCAGGTCTGCTGACCACTCAGAGGTTATCCTCTACATTGGAAGGGCTGTACTGCAGTGATAAAGCAGGAGTTATCCATGTGTTATCAAGGTTATCAATGGAGGTTGTCTGGTACTATATGAAACAACAACAGGATTGTGTTAGTAACATGTATGTTCCTTTGGGAAGGAAATTAGACATATCTCACATGGCCAAGTGTGTTTAGCCTAGTACATAACGAGAGTAACCTAATTGTAGATATGTTAGCTGCTCATACATCATTTTCCTATTTGGGAAACTCCCTTGTACCAGGCGGGGAAGATATAACTAGCGTGGGCCCATAAAAAACAATCCAACTTCATAAGTTAAAGACTGCACAAACTTCCTGTTTTTAgtacaaataaaacatttaaagaaAACTCTCACAGTATACACATGCTACCAGGTGAACAGGAACACATAATATGCCATTGAGAACAAGATGATTAGCAAATAGCATTGACGCAGCTGATGCACCAGGCCCAGGGACTAATATCCAATACCCTTCGTACTTTGGCTCTGGAATGATATTGAATGAATGGAAGTGAACTGACTGTGGCTATGCTCTGCTCAAGCAGTTTGTAGTACAGTttgtgggttgtaatgtatttttTGGAAGATTGTGTGAGGCAACTCCTAGCAGGCTCTAATGGTCAGTGTGTGATATAGGCCTGGCTGGGCTCctctgacagtgagagagggggataacACATAGATGAggagcaggcagggagggagatggagagagagagcagcactcaGACACTCATTAGCCACGAGCCACTATCTGAAGTGTGTCAATAGACTGATGTTACAATGGTGTTAAAGCCCTgtccaagagaaagagagagaaaggtagcaAGGAATAGGGGGAGATATCGAGAGGGCGAagaagatgaaagagagagggaatgaataggaagagagagggagagacaatgaggtagatggagggagagagagagagaaaagagagagatccCCCACCATTCCAGCACCTGTCACACCTTGAGATAATCATCCATCATGTCTTGCTGGTGACTGGAGGGTGTGTGGTCCTTTTTAATGGCTGCCATTGACACAATTCGTCTGCTCTGCCACCCACAGCCTGTCACCGAAGTACTACTGTTGCAATGGGTTCTGTTTTATTTCACCCGCGgccgagagaggagagacatatgCATCCCTGCCTTAAAGGAGCCATTTAGAAAGAAGGTGATGCACGTGTATTTAAAATAAACAAAATGCAATCATATTATTATTAAGACTGTATGGAAGCTAGTGTCATTGAGCTGACAACTCAAATGTCATAACTCAATCAAGAGCATATTTTTTGGATACTTTTCTTCATTTTTCTTCCTACTTTTTCATTCAAGTACGAATTAATATCATCCTTgtattgtaaaaaatattttttctctAGTAAACTAAGACTATCAGAGTAGACTTCAGACTATTTCCAGAGTAGACTATTCAATTATTTGAGTGAATTTTGGACTATTACAAGAGTCGACTATTAGAATGTAACCAGAGTAAACTTTAGACTATTACCAGAGTGGATTATCAGAGTAAACCAGAGTAGACTATTAGAATGTAACCAGAGTAAACTGTAGACTATTACTAGCGTGGATTATCAGAGTAAACCAGAGTAGACTATTAGAATGTAACCAGAGTAAACTGTAGACTATTACTAGAGTGGATTATCAGAGTAAACCAGAGTAGACTATTAGAATGTAACCAGAGTAAAGTTTAGACTATTACCAGAGTGGATTATCAGAGTAAACCAGAGTAGACTATTAGAATGTAACCAGAGTAAACTTTAGACTATTACCAAAGTGGATTATCAGAGTAAACCAGAGTAGACTATTAGAATTTAACCAGATTAAACTTTAGACTATTACCAGAGTGGATTATCCGAGTAAACCAGAGTCGACTATTAGACTATCAGGGGAGATTTTAAAACTGCTACCAGAGTAAACTCTGAAACTATCTGAGTAAAATGGAGCCCCTCTGTTTCAGGGCTTTGATAGGAGAAATGAACAGGTAATGGCATCTTTTTTGGGTGGGGTTAGGATAAACACGGAAAATtgcgtctctggtaaacacatgcTTATGAGATCTTATATGTTTTGTACTACGAGATCATCTTCATCAACTACCGTAACGTTTTGTGAATTTTTAAGCATTCATGTAATCAAAacaaggcttcataattcataaattACATGTTAACTGATTGATCATGTCTCATTGAACAAAACATATACGAtatcctaagcctgtgttaacctcagaccatTTTTTCTGCGTTTATCCCAAACCCCATTCTTTTTACCTATTAATTTCCCCCATAGGAATGGCTGAGCGAACAAGTGGTAACTCATATCTGGGTTTTTggactacaagctggcgagctGTATAGCTCATCTGACATGGCTGGAAGTCCCATGGTGCAGTGGGGTGGGCAGGAACGTGAGCGGAAGCTGCTTAGCTAATGGAGGAGCCCGGTGGGAGGTAGCACAAGCCCAGGGCCTCTAGCGAGCTTTAACAGAAGGCCAGGAAGATTCCCGCCTGCTGTGGTTTCTCAGTTTCAGATGATTCTAGTTTCAGGTGACATGCATCATGCTCTATTAGCAGACTCTTCCGACCACAGTTTTCTTTGGCAGCCACACAGGTTCTGCAGCTCCAAGCCTAGGACTAGTTTTCCACACGCCGCCTCctccatcaaacacacacacacaaatatacataaacacacacatacagtatatagacacTTAGAGACACACAAACTCACCCACACATATGggaacacatactgtatgtacttaCAACTAAGGATCCATGCACACTTACCAAAACACTACATACATACACTCTTGAATGAAACACATTGAGACTCATACTAGAATCAGACATACAGATACAGATAGCAGACAAACACTACCACCTCACACACATATAGGCATACACACCTCCCACCCACCAGCCCCCAATCACCACACACACTTCCAAGTATTGTCCATGCCCCAAAAGTTGATGCCTGCCGCGATGGAGGTATTGGCCACCAGTGGTGTTTATGAAATACAGAACTGTGTCCACACATTCTGCAGCCTCTGTGAAGTGGTCGGATACAGGTCCCTCTCCCTGCCCTCAGCACACAATCCTGCATTCTGGGTGGCTCCAGGACATAGTCAATGTCGCCTCACTcgctcttcctttctctcctttcctcccaccttttttctctctctcttcttttgcTCTCTTTTTCGTGGTGTTTttcctccctcttactctcttttTTCCTATATTCCTCTAAGTCTCCCTTTTTTTCTCCTTACCTCTCGTGCTCTCTTGGTTTCTTGTGTTGAATtaaaggggaatttcaccctggctcTGCAATGGCATATAGTTATTACTATATTAACAACATTACATTTTtatcataaacatcacaattatcCAAACCAcaagctcccgagtggcgcagtagtctaaggcactacatctcggGGAAAGAGGCGTCAATACAGTCTCTGGTTTGAAtacaggctgaatcacatccggccgtgattgggagtcccatagggaagtgcacaattggcccagcgttgtccgggtttagcaggggtaggtcgtcattgtaattaagaatttgt harbors:
- the LOC135513655 gene encoding uncharacterized protein LOC135513655, producing MDMGGHSGWQGILHMGGDPGWKESGGSRRDEPAVRGNTAGKEALKSSWRGHTGSVAKAALRTASPVGLHSPVRHVPAPCKCRAKINIQPGWVVQSLSSRPPVRLYGPVYPVPPPRTSPPVDLSSLVSTVSVLRNKSPVCPSSSDLPEPPSSPDTPEPPSNPDAPEPPSSPDAPDPPSSPDPPEPPVSPVLPEQPVSQGLPETPVSQELPETPVSLELPEPPVSQELPEPPSRQSLSALPESPVTPALPESPVTPALPELPFTLALPESPVYLGPC